Within Xanthomonas oryzae pv. oryzae, the genomic segment TCGCACAGGCCAATCATGCGCAGGCCACGCTGCAGCCGCAGGCTTGGTCACTCATCGCCCTGGCGAGCCGGTTTGCAGGTGCTGCATGCATCGATCACTCCCCCCAAGCTAACGGCCCACTGACCCCAGCGACCTCGCCGCCTTGCCCCGGTGTCGCCCCGGCGGCTACCCTGCCTGCCTTTCCGCTGTACTGCCTACGATGCCGCTCGCTCATTTTTGTTTGCGCCCATGGCCGGTTCTGGTCGTGGTTGCGTTGATGTCTGTCGTCCCCGCCGCCCACGCTCTCTCCAAACGCGACACGGAGAAGGCTGCCGCGCTCGATGCGCGCATGGCCGCCGCCGAAAAGCGCTATCGCGATGCGCTCGTGCTGGTGAACAACTCCGACCCCAAGGGCACTGCCGAAGGCGATGCCGCGCTGGAGGACATGGAAGACATCATCGATGCCTGCATCAAGCAGCGCGGCTGCCTGGTTTCCAATCAATTGGCCACCTACAAGCGCCTGCTCAAGACGCGCGCCGATGCCGAGGCGCCGGCCGCTGAAGATCCGGAAGACGACGACACGCTGCTGCAAGCCGACCCGGACCATCTGGGCCCGGCGTCGAACGGTATTCCCGAGGCCGCGCGTGCCGCCACGCTGCTTAACGACCAGCGCCACGACTTCGACAAGATGGTGCAGTACAACCCGGCCGTGCAGGCCGGCATCCGGCGCTGGCTCACTGATATGCGCCCGGCGCTGCTGACCAGCTACGAGAACTACAGCAACCTGCGCGGCGTGATGTGGCCGGAATGGCAGAAGCGCGGCCTTCCCGAGGCGCTGCTGTTCGGCATCATGGCCAAGGAATCCAATGGCAAGGTGCACGCCAGCTCGCGCGCCGGCGCGGCCGGACTGATGCAGTTCATGCCGGCCACCGGGCGTCGCTTCGGGCTGGGCCCGGACGGCACCGGCTTCGACACACGCTTCGATGCACGCAGCGCGGCCGAAGCCAGCGCCGCCTATCTCAACGAGCGCATGGCCGGGCTCAACCGCAGCATCGAACTGGCGCTGGCCGCCTACAACGGTGGCGAAGGGCGTGCCGCGCGCGTGTTCTCGCAAAGCGGTGGGCGCGGCTTCTGGGATCAGGATGTTTACAACCAGTTCCCGCCCGAAACCAAGGACTATGTGCCGATGGTGATCGCGGCGGCGTGGATTTTCCTGCACCCGCGCCAGTACGGCGTGGACTTCCCCAAGCTCGATGCGCAGCCGGCCACGCTCAAGCTGGCCAAGTCGACCACCATCTACGAACTCACCATCTGCCTGGGCAGCATGGGTACACGTGACGGCTACATGCGTGCGCTGCGCAATCTCAACCCGCGCTATGAATCCGATGGCTGGATTCCTGCCGGCACCGTCATCAACGCCACCAACCGCATCGCCAGCCTGTACACGCGCTACTGCGTCAACGGCCCGCGCGCGGATCTGGCGCGCACGCTGATCACTGCCGATCTCAATAGCGCGATCGTCCGCAGTAGTAGTGCGCCCGAGTACGTGCCCAGCGTGGCGGTGGGCGATGTCAGCCAGATGCCCGGTGTGCCGACCACCGTGGCCACCGGCAAACCGGAGGTGGCCAAGCCCAAGGCCAAGCAGGTGCGCAGCTACACCATCGCCAAGGGCGACACGCTCGGGCGCGTCGCGCAGAAGTACCAGTGCGAGATCAAGGAACTGGCCAAGGCCAACGGCGTGAAGGCGCCGTCGTACGCGCTCAAACCGGGGCAGAGCATCAAGCTGGCCGGTTGCGATCGCTGAGCCCTGCGCAGGCGGTGCGGTGTTGGTAGTCGCGTCCTGCAACGGCGGTGCGTCTCGGCCTGGGCTAGC encodes:
- a CDS encoding transglycosylase SLT domain-containing protein produces the protein MPLAHFCLRPWPVLVVVALMSVVPAAHALSKRDTEKAAALDARMAAAEKRYRDALVLVNNSDPKGTAEGDAALEDMEDIIDACIKQRGCLVSNQLATYKRLLKTRADAEAPAAEDPEDDDTLLQADPDHLGPASNGIPEAARAATLLNDQRHDFDKMVQYNPAVQAGIRRWLTDMRPALLTSYENYSNLRGVMWPEWQKRGLPEALLFGIMAKESNGKVHASSRAGAAGLMQFMPATGRRFGLGPDGTGFDTRFDARSAAEASAAYLNERMAGLNRSIELALAAYNGGEGRAARVFSQSGGRGFWDQDVYNQFPPETKDYVPMVIAAAWIFLHPRQYGVDFPKLDAQPATLKLAKSTTIYELTICLGSMGTRDGYMRALRNLNPRYESDGWIPAGTVINATNRIASLYTRYCVNGPRADLARTLITADLNSAIVRSSSAPEYVPSVAVGDVSQMPGVPTTVATGKPEVAKPKAKQVRSYTIAKGDTLGRVAQKYQCEIKELAKANGVKAPSYALKPGQSIKLAGCDR